GAAGAAGCAGAGCTAAATATATTGAGGCTAAATCAGATAGAATTGCCAAGCaggtgaaaattggaattaaaaaTGTTGAAGTAAAGAATAAGCATATGTCATTACCGGAATTCTTAGTCATGGCATCCTTTTTCAGTTTTAGCAGTGATTGAGAAGAGGCAGGTGACGATGAAAGAGATCGCTCAGCTGGTTTGCCACTCCCAGACTTTTGTCGACTTGATAATCCAGGTGAATTACCTTTCATGGGGATATTTTTAGAACCCCGGCTACCCTGGCTAGCAAGCTGAGAGAAGCCTGATCTGCTTACAAAGAATATAATAATCAACTTATCcatcaaaataagattataaagGAAACAATAAGTCGGCCACCTAAAGCTGCATAAAATTACTCCTAAATGCAACAACTGTTCTAATATAAAGATAATGTGAGGTCGTGTGTCCCAAATCTTAAATCAGCCTCAATTATGACTCATTACCATGTTTATTATATTCTGGTTTTTAAGTTCTACTATTATTTAACGCCCTGAGGCCACTAAGTGTTTTAATTTAATGctaaaaactgaaaatttattgttcaattaaaaTGTTTTGCCTTTCTCACACCCCACCAGCACTTCACTACCTGATTGTGACGTAGAACAATGTATGTTGAACAGATACCAAAACTAACAACGTTAGTAAGTATTACTGTAGAAAGTAAGATTAATGAAGTAACATTAATGAGTAGAAGTCATATGCACAATGAAGAGACAGAGGTCATACTGCTTATTTTCTTGCTTAGATTGCTCAACTGGACCCCAAAAGAATTCATCATCCCCTCTATATTTCGACACAGAAGTTTGGGAGTTTATCTGGCTAGAAGGTGCAGTTTTTGGTGGAGATGAAGTTGAAATTGGCCATAAAGAACTGCTGCTCCGAGCAACTTGGGCAGGCTGTGATCTCTGAGGGGTAGGAAGTTGGTTTGAGAGAACTGCAGCAGATTTCTTCTCTTGCTCCTTTTGAATGTCCCTTAATGATGTTGGTTTAGGTATCCTACCAGAATCAGTAGTCCAGGCTGGAGGAGGAGATGGGCTTGTCAGCTCTCCTTTCCAAAGAACAAAATCTCCAAGAGAGGGTCCTGAAGGGATAGAAGGAAGTTGTTCTTTCTCCAGTTGAACAGAATGGGAGCTCCTTACCTTTTCATTGTGACTCGAACTTATGGGCCTTTCACTAGAAGCAACAGGAATTGAAACCTTAGACCCTGAACCCTTCAACTTTGCAGATTTTTTCCGGTTTCTTTTGGTGTCTTTAGCTTCAATGAAGTCTCCTTCATCTATTGGTTCTGAATGAGAATGAACAGTTTGTGAGGGGATCAAGCTGTCTGGAACCCTGCCATCTCTTTCACTATATTCTGGTACATCTTCTGCCAATAGATCATGTAATGGGCTTTTCTTGATTTTACTATCTTGAGATTTTTCAGATTTAGCCAGATATTCAGTATCATCTGCTTCTCTGTGACTATCACTAGACACCTTCGAAGAGTCTGGATTGGCCATAACTCCCACCCAAGGAGTTGTTGAACTCATGGCATTGACAGGAGTAGCAACCTCAGACACAAGCATTTCTATCTGTGCCCTTTTTTGTTCTTCCAGTTGAATTTCTAAGAGAGATTTTGCCTTGAAACCAGGAGCAGGTTTCCAAGCTCTCCCTGAAGGTAATTCACTAGTCTTGGTGGAAACAGAACCGACTGCCTTCAACTCATCCTCAATAAATGTTTCAGAGTTGCTTCCTGGAATATTAGTAGGGAGACCATTAAGTTCTTGATGATTATCTGTTTCTGCAGTAGCAGTTGCAGATTGTTTACCCTTACCCCTTGTTTGTTGCAGATATGTCTCATGAGCTGGGTCACCCTTGTTGGTTTCtcccaattttttttcaccATAATTTGGTTTCTCAGATTCTGATTTCTTTGACTGCTGCAAAGTCACATTTTTTGGCAAGCCCTTTGCCTGATCAGAAGACTGAGATTTTGAAGATTTTTGCTTCTTAGATTTCTTCTCAGTAGTCTTTTTGGGTTCCCGTGCTTCAACACTACTTGCATCCACCACAGAGGTTTCAGTATTTGAGCTTTCTCTTCCACCCTGCTGCTCTTCAAGACTGCCTGATTTAATCTCCACATCTATACCCACTTGACTTGATACTGGTAAATCTCCAGCTGAAGACACAGGAACAAAAGGTGCAACAAACTGTACTGATTGAGAACTCTCATCGAACACAGAAGTTGCACTCACCTGAGAATCACCAACAGGACAAGTATTGTATGGAATTTGCTCCATGATTTTAGTAGTATTGTCAGAAAAAGAAAGAGGTATCTGGGCAATGTTGGGTTCCTCTTTAGCTATGTTATGCTCACTCAACACGGAGTCTTCAAAAGAAGCTGATGCAGGCAATGCTACACTCTGGTGCTTGTCATTAATTTGCTCAGGAAGTGTAGCACTCCAGCTTTTTTGATGACTAATATTCTCAAATAAATGGTCGGGTAGATGGGCAGAAGATTCACTACTTAGATTATAGCTAGTGTCCTGACTTGCTTGCAGAGGTAAATTCAAAGAATCAGTAGTAAGCTCACCATTCACACTGGGGATTGGTGTTTGAGAACTTGTGGAAAAAATCTCTTTTGGTAGAATTTGAGAAAGATTCACATGCAAATTCCCCAGTGGTACTCTACCTCCAGGCAACTGCTGAAAAGATAAATCACCTAGGCGCTGGTGAGACTGATGGTCCTGCAGCACTTGAGATAGCAGTTGTTGTTGTTGGCGCAATAACAGCAGTTGCTCCTCCTGTTGCTGTTTCTGCTTCAGCAATAGAAGTTTGTCCAAGAAAGGTATCTGTTGTGAAGAAGCCGCTGCCTGAGAATGCAACTGCAGAAAGTATTGCTGCTGCAACATATTCAACATCTGGGGATCTTGGGATAAGCCAGAAGAAAGCAACTTCTCTGCTGTCAAAATACTTGATGGAATATCTGAAGTTTGAGCAATTATGTTGTCTGAGGGCAACCGGTTTGGTGTTTGTAACCTTTGTTGAATTCCAAATGGCATTTGAACATTATTTTGATCATGATGAAAGTCAATCTTATTCTGAAGGGGATCCAATCCACCTTGCGAAGGAAAATTTGGCCATCCAGCAATACTGCTACTTAAGCCTGTGGTCGTCCTGTCAGATATTCCTTGGATTACTGAGTTTAAATCAGAATTTTGGGGCTGAAGCTGACGAGGATTGTCACTCAATGAAGACAAGATATTTGAATGTGGTGGTGTATGTGGAAAAATGTCTGATTTTGGCGGAAGGGGTGCTGCATCCCTCCTTGGCCAGTATGGATAAGGATGAGTTGGCAAGGAACTTAGCCGTTCAAGTGCCATCTTCTTGGCCAGCATGTAAAGGTCGTTTCCACCATCTACTCCTGATGGGCCTAAATTACCAGAATTATTACAGTGAAACCCCTGTAAACCTAAAAATACATATCATGATTAGACCAAACTATCTCAAAGCATGATACACTATGTAAAGATGCCATGAAGAGGAATGATAATGCATGCTAGTGCATTAATATTCAGAAACCAGAatacaaaaacagaaaataacaTTGTTAACCTTCTGATAATGTGAGACTATCAAGTGGGGAACTGCTTTTGCTACCGGACATTAGTGACTCCAGATACCTATTTTCAGCTTCAGTGGTAGAATTCCTATGCATAGGATCATTTCTCAGCCTCTCAGCCTCATTTAAACCAGTATGCATGTTCCCAACGGTACTGGAATTTTGCCAACAAAATGCCTCTGTAGAGTCATGTTTTGCTGCAGAAAATCCAGGTGGTGGTCGTGCCTTAGCTCGTAAGTGGGGCATGGCATCACCAAGTTGCAACCATGGTGAGTGGGATGCTGCATTTTCCAGACAAACAGGTAAATCTATACCGAAGTAACCAGCCTCAAACCAACCAATAATATCAATTCCTTTAAACGGGCCCTGAATGTGACCCTGAGGATCTTTATAAAAAAGTGATAAATCCTCTGGACAAGTTTGTTGAACTCTCCTGGATTCGAATTCACCATCCAAAATGCCAGATAGCTGCCTTTTAATGGGATATCCACTAGATTGCCACTTAGCCACATCTCTAGTTTCAGATAAATAATCCAAATTATGCTCCCACTGAGCCTGAGTATCGTTTGGTTGGTGTGACCAGCTCATACCTGGGTTTCTTGATTTAATATCACTGGACACATCTCTGCTTTCATGCACAACTGTGCCAGCATGTTCACCTAATGGTGTCCCACGCCATGTAGCACCAGGATGAACGGAATTACTTTCTTCAAAGGTTGATTCTCTATTACTAGGAACCTTATCTACCATTCTGTAAGAACCATTATCTTCGACTCTATCTGAAAAGATAAAGCATAAGAACTCCTTGAGATAAAGAAAAACCCATTCTTCCTAGCTGTTTAAAGTAGCAAAGTATAGTGCATATAAATTGGGAGAAAATTAGTCTGGTTACAGATGAAagctgaaataaaaaaaaaggtgtagATAGTCAATATGCAATAATTAGAGGCAAGTACAGGGCAAGCATGAACACTTCTAAAGGGATAGTCCAACCATGGAAACATACAAAACccattaatttttatgttagaAACAAAGTTTTACGGACTCCAAAAAATTTAcactacaactaaagacaatATAAAGATCACCTTCAAAATCCAGATATGAAATACAATATGATTGGTGTATGTTGgcaataaaaatacaaaattccCAAGGTTTCATTTAGTTTTTACATTAATAATCTACATTTCCCAGCCACTTTGGTGATGTCTTAAGATCCTCACTGTTTTCATTGTTATTAGATAACTAAAACTGTGCTGGTGCTTTTAATTTGAGAAGCCTTTTGAGAAATTCAAGGGACCACTTTCAAATGGTCAGAAACTCCCTGCCAAAACAACCCAGATTCTAAAGAAGCTGACGCCCTTTGACACTATTGTAAGCTTATATCCTTAATATACCTTGTAAAGGAGAATTTACAAGCTTTATTCGTCTTGAATGTGTAAATTCTGTTGTGTTCCGTCCATCTTTTTGCACCTGAGGAGCACTGCTACTGATTATTTCCCCCTTTTCAATATCCTTTAACACAGACTGTTCAAACAGAAAAGCAATCTAATAAACCACCACCGATAACAGTGACATCCAGAACAAATATATACAGTGACAGCAATTACCAGTTCCTCAGAATTTGGAGCACAAAAACCTAGAGGCTTCAATGGTTCATCCTGTGTAATAGAAGGTATCTGCAGAAATTCCACTAGTTTTCTATGTGTATGCATATCAGCAACTCTGTACACATCAAGCAAATTTGTCCTATTATATCTAAAGCAGTGAGCTTCTCTATGTTCACTTTCAACTTTATCCAATACAGTTTCAGGGTATTGAGAATGCATATATGTGCTGTTAATTGAATTACCACCAGAGCCAAACCGGGCCCGCCCAAACGCATCAACTGGAGGTGTATCCTCCCCACAGCCCCACCCATATGACAATGCAGACGCTTGATTGTTTGGAATCCCATTTTGGTGGTCATGGCTTTGTGAGGCGTTGGGTCTCCATGGCCGATAAGGATCCCCTTCCTTTTCATCCTTAACAAGATAAGAAATGTTAGACAAACTTTTGCCAAGATGAAGATCACCATCTTTACCAGGGTCACTCCATTTTTCACGAAGACCTTCAGACTCCTTATCATCAGGTCCCCAGCGTGTGTTCCACTTACTCATGCGCCGCTGTTCAAAGTTTGTATCTTTATTGCCCGAATCATTCCATCTATCAGATGTGCCACGATGTGCTTCGCCAAAGTGCCTTGTTGATGGATTTTCAGTCCACCTATCCATTCTCCTAGTGTCAATTACATCTTTGTTTCCATTCCTCCACCGATCCTTGTGTAAAGAGGAAGAAGACTTAGTATCTCTCTCTTCATCACGCCAATGGTCACGGTGTCCACTTTCAGAGTCAAGCATGGATGGCCGGAAGACATCCTTTTGCTTAAGGCCATCATTCACGTCCTCTCCATTTCCAAATGTC
This Vigna angularis cultivar LongXiaoDou No.4 chromosome 4, ASM1680809v1, whole genome shotgun sequence DNA region includes the following protein-coding sequences:
- the LOC108342883 gene encoding protein ESSENTIAL FOR POTEXVIRUS ACCUMULATION 1 isoform X4, producing MHTHRKLVEFLQIPSITQDEPLKPLGFCAPNSEELSVLKDIEKGEIISSSAPQVQKDGRNTTEFTHSRRIKLVNSPLQDRVEDNGSYRMVDKVPSNRESTFEESNSVHPGATWRGTPLGEHAGTVVHESRDVSSDIKSRNPGMSWSHQPNDTQAQWEHNLDYLSETRDVAKWQSSGYPIKRQLSGILDGEFESRRVQQTCPEDLSLFYKDPQGHIQGPFKGIDIIGWFEAGYFGIDLPVCLENAASHSPWLQLGDAMPHLRAKARPPPGFSAAKHDSTEAFCWQNSSTVGNMHTGLNEAERLRNDPMHRNSTTEAENRYLESLMSGSKSSSPLDSLTLSEGLQGFHCNNSGNLGPSGVDGGNDLYMLAKKMALERLSSLPTHPYPYWPRRDAAPLPPKSDIFPHTPPHSNILSSLSDNPRQLQPQNSDLNSVIQGISDRTTTGLSSSIAGWPNFPSQGGLDPLQNKIDFHHDQNNVQMPFGIQQRLQTPNRLPSDNIIAQTSDIPSSILTAEKLLSSGLSQDPQMLNMLQQQYFLQLHSQAAASSQQIPFLDKLLLLKQKQQQEEQLLLLRQQQQLLSQVLQDHQSHQRLGDLSFQQLPGGRVPLGNLHVNLSQILPKEIFSTSSQTPIPSVNGELTTDSLNLPLQASQDTSYNLSSESSAHLPDHLFENISHQKSWSATLPEQINDKHQSVALPASASFEDSVLSEHNIAKEEPNIAQIPLSFSDNTTKIMEQIPYNTCPVGDSQVSATSVFDESSQSVQFVAPFVPVSSAGDLPVSSQVGIDVEIKSGSLEEQQGGRESSNTETSVVDASSVEAREPKKTTEKKSKKQKSSKSQSSDQAKGLPKNVTLQQSKKSESEKPNYGEKKLGETNKGDPAHETYLQQTRGKGKQSATATAETDNHQELNGLPTNIPGSNSETFIEDELKAVGSVSTKTSELPSGRAWKPAPGFKAKSLLEIQLEEQKRAQIEMLVSEVATPVNAMSSTTPWVGVMANPDSSKVSSDSHREADDTEYLAKSEKSQDSKIKKSPLHDLLAEDVPEYSERDGRVPDSLIPSQTVHSHSEPIDEGDFIEAKDTKRNRKKSAKLKGSGSKVSIPVASSERPISSSHNEKVRSSHSVQLEKEQLPSIPSGPSLGDFVLWKGELTSPSPPPAWTTDSGRIPKPTSLRDIQKEQEKKSAAVLSNQLPTPQRSQPAQVARSSSSLWPISTSSPPKTAPSSQINSQTSVSKYRGDDEFFWGPVEQSKQENKQSGFSQLASQGSRGSKNIPMKGNSPGLSSRQKSGSGKPAERSLSSSPASSQSLLKLKKDAMTKNSEATDFRVWCENECVRLIGTKDTSFLQFCLKQSRSEAEIILTENLGSYDPDHEFIDKFLNYMDLLPSDVLEIAFQTRNDQKVDGSENTVIQDMGYVDGSFSKGGKKKGKKGKKVSSSVLGFNVVSNRIMMGEIQAVVD
- the LOC108342883 gene encoding protein ESSENTIAL FOR POTEXVIRUS ACCUMULATION 1 isoform X2, encoding MADRISATRRHHISAGPPFQISKDFHGPDNPIPLSPQWLLPKPGESKPAIETVENHVFSTPPNGKRSEMAKTFGNGEDVNDGLKQKDVFRPSMLDSESGHRDHWRDEERDTKSSSSLHKDRWRNGNKDVIDTRRMDRWTENPSTRHFGEAHRGTSDRWNDSGNKDTNFEQRRMSKWNTRWGPDDKESEGLREKWSDPGKDGDLHLGKSLSNISYLVKDEKEGDPYRPWRPNASQSHDHQNGIPNNQASALSYGWGCGEDTPPVDAFGRARFGSGGNSINSTYMHSQYPETVLDKVESEHREAHCFRYNRTNLLDVYRVADMHTHRKLVEFLQIPSITQDEPLKPLGFCAPNSEELSVLKDIEKGEIISSSAPQVQKDGRNTTEFTHSRRIKLVNSPLQDRVEDNGSYRMVDKVPSNRESTFEESNSVHPGATWRGTPLGEHAGTVVHESRDVSSDIKSRNPASHSPWLQLGDAMPHLRAKARPPPGFSAAKHDSTEAFCWQNSSTVGNMHTGLNEAERLRNDPMHRNSTTEAENRYLESLMSGSKSSSPLDSLTLSEGLQGFHCNNSGNLGPSGVDGGNDLYMLAKKMALERLSSLPTHPYPYWPRRDAAPLPPKSDIFPHTPPHSNILSSLSDNPRQLQPQNSDLNSVIQGISDRTTTGLSSSIAGWPNFPSQGGLDPLQNKIDFHHDQNNVQMPFGIQQRLQTPNRLPSDNIIAQTSDIPSSILTAEKLLSSGLSQDPQMLNMLQQQYFLQLHSQAAASSQQIPFLDKLLLLKQKQQQEEQLLLLRQQQQLLSQVLQDHQSHQRLGDLSFQQLPGGRVPLGNLHVNLSQILPKEIFSTSSQTPIPSVNGELTTDSLNLPLQASQDTSYNLSSESSAHLPDHLFENISHQKSWSATLPEQINDKHQSVALPASASFEDSVLSEHNIAKEEPNIAQIPLSFSDNTTKIMEQIPYNTCPVGDSQVSATSVFDESSQSVQFVAPFVPVSSAGDLPVSSQVGIDVEIKSGSLEEQQGGRESSNTETSVVDASSVEAREPKKTTEKKSKKQKSSKSQSSDQAKGLPKNVTLQQSKKSESEKPNYGEKKLGETNKGDPAHETYLQQTRGKGKQSATATAETDNHQELNGLPTNIPGSNSETFIEDELKAVGSVSTKTSELPSGRAWKPAPGFKAKSLLEIQLEEQKRAQIEMLVSEVATPVNAMSSTTPWVGVMANPDSSKVSSDSHREADDTEYLAKSEKSQDSKIKKSPLHDLLAEDVPEYSERDGRVPDSLIPSQTVHSHSEPIDEGDFIEAKDTKRNRKKSAKLKGSGSKVSIPVASSERPISSSHNEKVRSSHSVQLEKEQLPSIPSGPSLGDFVLWKGELTSPSPPPAWTTDSGRIPKPTSLRDIQKEQEKKSAAVLSNQLPTPQRSQPAQVARSSSSLWPISTSSPPKTAPSSQINSQTSVSKYRGDDEFFWGPVEQSKQENKQSGFSQLASQGSRGSKNIPMKGNSPGLSSRQKSGSGKPAERSLSSSPASSQSLLKLKKDAMTKNSEATDFRVWCENECVRLIGTKDTSFLQFCLKQSRSEAEIILTENLGSYDPDHEFIDKFLNYMDLLPSDVLEIAFQTRNDQKVDGSENTVIQDMGYVDGSFSKGGKKKGKKGKKVSSSVLGFNVVSNRIMMGEIQAVVD
- the LOC108342883 gene encoding protein ESSENTIAL FOR POTEXVIRUS ACCUMULATION 1 isoform X1, with the translated sequence MADRISATRRHHISAGPPFQISKDFHGPDNPIPLSPQWLLPKPGESKPAIETVENHVFSTPPNGKRSEMAKTFGNGEDVNDGLKQKDVFRPSMLDSESGHRDHWRDEERDTKSSSSLHKDRWRNGNKDVIDTRRMDRWTENPSTRHFGEAHRGTSDRWNDSGNKDTNFEQRRMSKWNTRWGPDDKESEGLREKWSDPGKDGDLHLGKSLSNISYLVKDEKEGDPYRPWRPNASQSHDHQNGIPNNQASALSYGWGCGEDTPPVDAFGRARFGSGGNSINSTYMHSQYPETVLDKVESEHREAHCFRYNRTNLLDVYRVADMHTHRKLVEFLQIPSITQDEPLKPLGFCAPNSEELSVLKDIEKGEIISSSAPQVQKDGRNTTEFTHSRRIKLVNSPLQDRVEDNGSYRMVDKVPSNRESTFEESNSVHPGATWRGTPLGEHAGTVVHESRDVSSDIKSRNPGMSWSHQPNDTQAQWEHNLDYLSETRDVAKWQSSGYPIKRQLSGILDGEFESRRVQQTCPEDLSLFYKDPQGHIQGPFKGIDIIGWFEAGYFGIDLPVCLENAASHSPWLQLGDAMPHLRAKARPPPGFSAAKHDSTEAFCWQNSSTVGNMHTGLNEAERLRNDPMHRNSTTEAENRYLESLMSGSKSSSPLDSLTLSEGLQGFHCNNSGNLGPSGVDGGNDLYMLAKKMALERLSSLPTHPYPYWPRRDAAPLPPKSDIFPHTPPHSNILSSLSDNPRQLQPQNSDLNSVIQGISDRTTTGLSSSIAGWPNFPSQGGLDPLQNKIDFHHDQNNVQMPFGIQQRLQTPNRLPSDNIIAQTSDIPSSILTAEKLLSSGLSQDPQMLNMLQQQYFLQLHSQAAASSQQIPFLDKLLLLKQKQQQEEQLLLLRQQQQLLSQVLQDHQSHQRLGDLSFQQLPGGRVPLGNLHVNLSQILPKEIFSTSSQTPIPSVNGELTTDSLNLPLQASQDTSYNLSSESSAHLPDHLFENISHQKSWSATLPEQINDKHQSVALPASASFEDSVLSEHNIAKEEPNIAQIPLSFSDNTTKIMEQIPYNTCPVGDSQVSATSVFDESSQSVQFVAPFVPVSSAGDLPVSSQVGIDVEIKSGSLEEQQGGRESSNTETSVVDASSVEAREPKKTTEKKSKKQKSSKSQSSDQAKGLPKNVTLQQSKKSESEKPNYGEKKLGETNKGDPAHETYLQQTRGKGKQSATATAETDNHQELNGLPTNIPGSNSETFIEDELKAVGSVSTKTSELPSGRAWKPAPGFKAKSLLEIQLEEQKRAQIEMLVSEVATPVNAMSSTTPWVGVMANPDSSKVSSDSHREADDTEYLAKSEKSQDSKIKKSPLHDLLAEDVPEYSERDGRVPDSLIPSQTVHSHSEPIDEGDFIEAKDTKRNRKKSAKLKGSGSKVSIPVASSERPISSSHNEKVRSSHSVQLEKEQLPSIPSGPSLGDFVLWKGELTSPSPPPAWTTDSGRIPKPTSLRDIQKEQEKKSAAVLSNQLPTPQRSQPAQVARSSSSLWPISTSSPPKTAPSSQINSQTSVSKYRGDDEFFWGPVEQSKQENKQSGFSQLASQGSRGSKNIPMKGNSPGLSSRQKSGSGKPAERSLSSSPASSQSLLKLKKDAMTKNSEATDFRVWCENECVRLIGTKDTSFLQFCLKQSRSEAEIILTENLGSYDPDHEFIDKFLNYMDLLPSDVLEIAFQTRNDQKVDGSENTVIQDMGYVDGSFSKGGKKKGKKGKKVSSSVLGFNVVSNRIMMGEIQAVVD
- the LOC108342883 gene encoding protein ESSENTIAL FOR POTEXVIRUS ACCUMULATION 1 isoform X3; its protein translation is MHSQYPETVLDKVESEHREAHCFRYNRTNLLDVYRVADMHTHRKLVEFLQIPSITQDEPLKPLGFCAPNSEELSVLKDIEKGEIISSSAPQVQKDGRNTTEFTHSRRIKLVNSPLQDRVEDNGSYRMVDKVPSNRESTFEESNSVHPGATWRGTPLGEHAGTVVHESRDVSSDIKSRNPGMSWSHQPNDTQAQWEHNLDYLSETRDVAKWQSSGYPIKRQLSGILDGEFESRRVQQTCPEDLSLFYKDPQGHIQGPFKGIDIIGWFEAGYFGIDLPVCLENAASHSPWLQLGDAMPHLRAKARPPPGFSAAKHDSTEAFCWQNSSTVGNMHTGLNEAERLRNDPMHRNSTTEAENRYLESLMSGSKSSSPLDSLTLSEGLQGFHCNNSGNLGPSGVDGGNDLYMLAKKMALERLSSLPTHPYPYWPRRDAAPLPPKSDIFPHTPPHSNILSSLSDNPRQLQPQNSDLNSVIQGISDRTTTGLSSSIAGWPNFPSQGGLDPLQNKIDFHHDQNNVQMPFGIQQRLQTPNRLPSDNIIAQTSDIPSSILTAEKLLSSGLSQDPQMLNMLQQQYFLQLHSQAAASSQQIPFLDKLLLLKQKQQQEEQLLLLRQQQQLLSQVLQDHQSHQRLGDLSFQQLPGGRVPLGNLHVNLSQILPKEIFSTSSQTPIPSVNGELTTDSLNLPLQASQDTSYNLSSESSAHLPDHLFENISHQKSWSATLPEQINDKHQSVALPASASFEDSVLSEHNIAKEEPNIAQIPLSFSDNTTKIMEQIPYNTCPVGDSQVSATSVFDESSQSVQFVAPFVPVSSAGDLPVSSQVGIDVEIKSGSLEEQQGGRESSNTETSVVDASSVEAREPKKTTEKKSKKQKSSKSQSSDQAKGLPKNVTLQQSKKSESEKPNYGEKKLGETNKGDPAHETYLQQTRGKGKQSATATAETDNHQELNGLPTNIPGSNSETFIEDELKAVGSVSTKTSELPSGRAWKPAPGFKAKSLLEIQLEEQKRAQIEMLVSEVATPVNAMSSTTPWVGVMANPDSSKVSSDSHREADDTEYLAKSEKSQDSKIKKSPLHDLLAEDVPEYSERDGRVPDSLIPSQTVHSHSEPIDEGDFIEAKDTKRNRKKSAKLKGSGSKVSIPVASSERPISSSHNEKVRSSHSVQLEKEQLPSIPSGPSLGDFVLWKGELTSPSPPPAWTTDSGRIPKPTSLRDIQKEQEKKSAAVLSNQLPTPQRSQPAQVARSSSSLWPISTSSPPKTAPSSQINSQTSVSKYRGDDEFFWGPVEQSKQENKQSGFSQLASQGSRGSKNIPMKGNSPGLSSRQKSGSGKPAERSLSSSPASSQSLLKLKKDAMTKNSEATDFRVWCENECVRLIGTKDTSFLQFCLKQSRSEAEIILTENLGSYDPDHEFIDKFLNYMDLLPSDVLEIAFQTRNDQKVDGSENTVIQDMGYVDGSFSKGGKKKGKKGKKVSSSVLGFNVVSNRIMMGEIQAVVD